Proteins encoded within one genomic window of Lysinibacillus sphaericus:
- a CDS encoding (2Fe-2S) ferredoxin domain-containing protein — MTTWNLEGMKTHLFICNGSSCMKKEAEEITLAIRDEIEKLALDKEIHTTRTRCNGRCKDACVVIAYPQGNWYRVPSVEHGRTLVQDLNHDSLHSEHVFTLKEGTLQRTPQTTAIKGIDKVKEG; from the coding sequence ATGACAACTTGGAACTTAGAGGGAATGAAAACGCATCTTTTTATTTGTAATGGCAGTAGCTGCATGAAAAAAGAGGCAGAGGAAATTACCCTAGCAATACGAGATGAAATCGAGAAATTAGCACTTGATAAGGAAATACATACGACAAGAACGCGCTGTAATGGCAGATGCAAAGATGCCTGTGTTGTCATCGCTTATCCACAAGGAAATTGGTATCGTGTGCCATCGGTTGAACACGGGAGAACACTTGTACAAGATTTAAACCATGACTCTTTACATAGTGAACATGTTTTTACACTGAAAGAAGGTACATTACAGCGTACACCGCAAACAACAGCCATTAAAGGCATCGACAAGGTGAAAGAGGGGTAA
- the cobJ gene encoding precorrin-3B C(17)-methyltransferase, with amino-acid sequence MAQKGKIFVVGFGPGDFNHITTRAVEALQQSEFIIGYKTYVELIQDLVSAKSIVSTGMTEEVSRAQEAVRQAEAGNIVSVISSGDSGVYGMAGLVYEVLIELGWTEATGVEVEIVPGISAINSCASLLGAPIMHDSCTISLSDHLTPWNLIAKRVEAAAMADFVIALYNPKSGRRTRQIVEAQRILLEYRSPDTPVGLVKSAYRERQEITMTTLAEMLEHDIGMLTTVIIGNSSTFFYDNKMITPRGYQRKYTLGEEKQPLRPHQRLREENEPWAMNQETGTASHDFAADPNAGRMKSNIAITPVSTPTKSSLEMAATALAMVQGTTATKATPKLVQQKMESIFELAVSPGVANKFFTPQQMMALAEVVGDEGTMEYTPDHQIHLKIPTTEPQAITEKLKEVGFLLSPIGDVLSLKACDFCYGEKADSIPYAEELQAKLGGLSLPKTLNIGFNGCGMACYRAVFDDIGIVYRKSKFDVFIGAKPVGRTAHAAQPVVEGLEPEQLIPLITAIIEEYKANAHPNERLFKYFKRVKKILHFTYQDMSSKIKVEPAPCGD; translated from the coding sequence ATGGCGCAAAAAGGAAAGATTTTTGTTGTGGGCTTTGGCCCTGGTGATTTTAACCATATTACGACTCGTGCTGTGGAGGCACTGCAACAAAGTGAATTTATTATTGGCTATAAAACGTATGTTGAGCTTATTCAAGATTTAGTTAGTGCAAAGTCGATTGTTAGTACGGGCATGACAGAAGAAGTTTCACGAGCGCAAGAAGCAGTACGTCAAGCGGAAGCTGGCAATATTGTATCCGTTATTTCAAGTGGAGATTCGGGTGTATATGGGATGGCGGGGCTTGTCTATGAAGTGCTTATTGAGCTTGGTTGGACAGAAGCAACAGGTGTTGAAGTCGAAATTGTACCAGGTATTTCAGCTATTAATTCCTGTGCAAGTTTACTAGGTGCACCGATTATGCATGACTCTTGTACCATTAGTTTAAGTGACCATTTAACGCCATGGAATTTAATCGCCAAGCGTGTGGAAGCAGCAGCTATGGCAGATTTTGTCATCGCTTTATATAATCCAAAAAGTGGTCGCCGTACACGTCAAATTGTAGAAGCCCAGCGGATTTTACTTGAATATCGCTCGCCTGATACGCCTGTAGGTCTTGTCAAGAGTGCCTACCGAGAGCGTCAGGAAATTACGATGACGACTTTAGCAGAGATGCTTGAGCATGATATCGGCATGTTAACAACGGTTATTATCGGCAACTCTTCGACGTTTTTCTATGATAATAAAATGATTACACCGCGAGGCTATCAACGTAAATATACGCTCGGGGAAGAAAAACAGCCTTTACGTCCTCATCAGCGTTTAAGAGAAGAAAATGAACCGTGGGCAATGAACCAAGAAACAGGTACTGCAAGCCATGATTTTGCGGCAGATCCAAATGCAGGACGGATGAAAAGTAATATTGCCATTACGCCTGTATCAACACCGACAAAATCGTCTTTAGAAATGGCAGCAACAGCACTTGCAATGGTGCAGGGGACAACTGCAACAAAAGCCACACCAAAGCTAGTTCAACAAAAAATGGAGTCAATTTTTGAACTAGCTGTTAGCCCTGGGGTAGCAAATAAATTTTTTACACCACAGCAGATGATGGCATTGGCTGAAGTTGTGGGAGATGAAGGCACGATGGAGTATACGCCAGACCATCAAATTCACTTAAAAATCCCAACGACAGAACCACAAGCGATAACAGAGAAGTTGAAAGAAGTAGGGTTTTTACTCTCACCAATTGGGGATGTCTTGTCATTAAAGGCATGTGATTTCTGTTATGGGGAGAAGGCTGATTCCATCCCATATGCAGAAGAACTTCAAGCAAAACTTGGTGGGTTGTCATTGCCGAAAACATTAAATATTGGCTTTAATGGCTGTGGCATGGCATGTTATCGTGCTGTGTTTGATGATATCGGTATTGTTTATCGCAAAAGTAAATTTGATGTCTTTATCGGAGCAAAGCCAGTAGGTCGAACAGCACATGCAGCACAGCCTGTCGTAGAGGGGTTAGAGCCAGAACAGCTTATTCCGCTTATTACAGCGATTATCGAGGAATATAAGGCAAATGCACATCCAAATGAACGCTTGTTTAAGTATTTTAAACGAGTGAAAAAAATATTGCATTTTACGTATCAAGATATGTCATCCAAAATAAAAGTAGAGCCAGCACCGTGCGGCGACTAG
- a CDS encoding sirohydrochlorin chelatase, with the protein MKAILFIGHGSRLAAGNDEVRTFIQQLTPSIDDSYIVETCFLEFEAPNIPAGIDACVKRGATEVYAVPIILLQAGHSKIHIPAAIDAARLKYPDVTFTYGRPLGVHEEVLNILTERLSGTGLNIKEKQEDTAILFIGRGGSDADANSDFYKIGRLLWEQLDVLTVECAFMGVTNPSVDEGIERCYRLGAKKIIMLPYFLFTGILMERMEGMQKSYAATYADLDIQLADYFGYHPKLKTVLLDRMEEAIAGDVKMNCDTCQYRINASAFVEHHHDHDHDHGHHHHHHDHDHDHHHDHEEELVK; encoded by the coding sequence ATGAAAGCAATTTTATTTATTGGCCATGGGAGCCGTTTAGCAGCAGGAAATGATGAGGTACGCACGTTTATTCAACAATTGACTCCTTCAATTGACGACAGTTATATCGTTGAAACTTGCTTTTTAGAATTTGAAGCACCTAATATCCCAGCAGGTATTGATGCATGTGTAAAGCGTGGCGCTACAGAGGTGTATGCTGTGCCCATTATTTTATTGCAAGCAGGCCATTCAAAAATTCATATCCCTGCAGCGATTGATGCAGCTCGTTTAAAATATCCGGATGTAACTTTTACATATGGGCGACCACTTGGTGTGCATGAAGAAGTGTTAAATATTTTAACAGAACGTTTATCAGGAACAGGCTTGAATATTAAAGAAAAACAAGAAGATACTGCGATTTTATTTATCGGCCGCGGTGGAAGTGATGCGGATGCAAACAGTGATTTTTATAAAATTGGTCGTTTGCTTTGGGAACAGTTAGATGTCCTAACAGTGGAGTGTGCATTTATGGGCGTAACGAATCCCTCAGTGGACGAAGGAATCGAACGCTGTTATCGTCTTGGCGCGAAAAAGATTATTATGTTGCCGTATTTCTTATTTACAGGCATCTTAATGGAGCGTATGGAGGGGATGCAAAAGAGCTATGCAGCCACATATGCTGATTTAGACATCCAATTGGCGGATTACTTTGGCTACCATCCAAAATTAAAAACGGTGTTGCTAGATCGTATGGAAGAGGCCATTGCAGGAGACGTAAAAATGAACTGTGATACATGTCAGTACCGTATTAATGCATCGGCATTCGTGGAGCATCATCACGACCATGACCACGACCATGGTCATCACCATCATCATCATGACCACGATCACGATCACCACCACGATCATGAAGAGGAGCTAGTGAAATGA
- the cobK gene encoding precorrin-6A reductase, which translates to MIFMLAGTSDARNLALALQSAGYAVTATVVTDSAATSLAQVGLPHLVGRLTAEEMAALITERGDRLVVDASHPFAEEASKNAMAAAKSAGVPYIRYERANEHYEHPLITVVKDYEEAAQLAATKRGVIMLTTGSKTLATFTKVLQGLEHTRVIARMLPRLDNMEKCEALGVAQRDIVAIQGPFSKELNEALFRQYDVTLMITKESGKVGSVDEKLEAALACGIETILIARPNIQYGQQYSSFEDVLQAVQNIL; encoded by the coding sequence ATGATTTTCATGTTAGCAGGGACAAGCGATGCAAGAAATCTTGCACTTGCATTGCAGTCAGCAGGCTATGCTGTTACAGCTACCGTTGTCACAGATTCAGCTGCTACAAGTCTGGCACAAGTTGGACTGCCTCATTTAGTCGGTCGATTGACGGCAGAGGAGATGGCTGCACTTATTACTGAACGAGGGGATCGTTTAGTCGTTGATGCATCGCACCCATTTGCAGAGGAAGCTTCTAAAAATGCCATGGCAGCGGCAAAAAGTGCAGGTGTTCCATATATCCGCTATGAACGCGCAAATGAGCATTACGAACATCCACTGATTACAGTCGTTAAAGATTACGAGGAAGCAGCACAATTAGCTGCGACAAAACGAGGCGTCATTATGCTGACAACAGGTAGTAAAACACTTGCTACATTTACAAAGGTCTTGCAAGGGTTAGAACATACTCGTGTCATTGCACGTATGCTGCCTCGCCTTGATAATATGGAAAAATGTGAAGCGCTTGGTGTGGCACAACGAGATATTGTAGCCATTCAAGGACCCTTTTCAAAAGAGTTAAACGAAGCATTATTCCGCCAATATGATGTCACTTTAATGATTACAAAAGAAAGTGGCAAAGTGGGCTCAGTAGATGAAAAACTAGAAGCCGCTCTAGCATGTGGTATCGAAACGATTTTAATAGCACGACCAAATATCCAATACGGCCAGCAATATTCCTCATTTGAGGACGTACTTCAGGCTGTGCAAAACATACTTTAG
- a CDS encoding precorrin-8X methylmutase, which translates to MDFKTDFKPLTVDPDKIYDYSFSIIAEEMGEHDFSEDEWKVVRRIIHASADFELGRSVIITPGAIEAGIKSILAGRHVIADVQMIESGSGKKRFQKHGGDLHCYIADEDVSIEAKKQNTTRAIISMQKASKLHEGGIYAIGNAPTALLELIRLIKEGLAKPDLIIGMPVGFVSAAESKEELLKIEGIPYITNVGRKGGSTVTVAALNAISLLADEQAKK; encoded by the coding sequence ATGGACTTCAAAACAGATTTTAAACCATTAACAGTAGACCCAGATAAAATTTATGATTATAGTTTCTCAATTATTGCAGAGGAAATGGGCGAACATGATTTTTCAGAGGATGAGTGGAAAGTTGTCCGCCGCATAATCCATGCTTCGGCAGACTTTGAATTAGGACGTAGTGTAATTATTACACCAGGAGCGATTGAAGCAGGGATTAAGTCAATTCTTGCAGGACGTCATGTTATTGCAGATGTGCAAATGATAGAAAGTGGTTCAGGTAAAAAACGTTTCCAAAAACATGGCGGAGATTTACACTGCTATATCGCAGATGAAGATGTGTCGATTGAAGCGAAAAAACAAAATACAACACGCGCTATTATCTCGATGCAAAAAGCGTCAAAATTACACGAAGGTGGTATTTATGCGATTGGGAATGCCCCAACTGCTTTACTAGAATTAATTCGACTAATCAAAGAAGGTTTAGCAAAGCCAGATTTAATTATTGGTATGCCAGTAGGCTTTGTTTCAGCAGCGGAGTCGAAAGAAGAGTTATTGAAAATAGAAGGTATTCCATATATTACAAATGTTGGGCGTAAAGGCGGTAGTACAGTGACGGTTGCTGCATTAAATGCCATTTCATTATTAGCGGACGAACAGGCGAAAAAATAA
- a CDS encoding cobalt-precorrin-5B (C(1))-methyltransferase, whose product MERKPKKDPKDMRHGYTTGACATAVTKAALLALITNEEQETSTIHLPIGRDATFTIEKCTFGHNEVSCETIKDAGDDPDATHKALIIGTVSWADTPGIHLDGGIGVGRVTKPGLPVAVGEAAINPVPRKMIHSTVQDVLDDFQITRGVNVVISVPDGEEIAKKTLNGRLGILGGISILGTRGTVVPFSSSAYMASIVQAISVARAAGCDHVVVTTGGRSEKFGMAEYPALPEEAFIEMGDFVGFTLKHCKRLGIKRVSLVGMMGKFSKVAQGVMMVHSKSAAIDFNFLAQLATDIGADEETVEQVRAANTASQVGEMMAEKGYDAFFHHLCEACCYSSLHHIRGGLTLSTSIYSMQGQLLGRADDIASIDEIDWDRG is encoded by the coding sequence ATGGAGCGGAAGCCAAAAAAGGATCCTAAAGACATGCGTCACGGTTATACAACAGGAGCCTGTGCAACAGCCGTTACGAAGGCCGCTTTGCTAGCACTTATTACGAATGAAGAACAAGAAACGAGTACGATTCATCTGCCAATAGGGCGAGATGCAACGTTTACGATAGAAAAATGTACGTTCGGTCATAACGAAGTAAGTTGCGAAACAATAAAGGATGCTGGTGATGACCCAGATGCAACACATAAAGCCCTCATTATTGGTACGGTAAGTTGGGCTGATACACCAGGGATTCATTTAGATGGGGGTATTGGGGTCGGGCGAGTAACAAAGCCCGGCTTGCCCGTTGCTGTTGGAGAAGCCGCCATCAATCCTGTACCTCGTAAGATGATACATAGTACCGTGCAAGATGTGCTAGATGATTTTCAAATTACACGCGGCGTTAATGTTGTTATTTCTGTACCAGATGGTGAGGAAATAGCGAAAAAAACATTGAATGGACGGCTCGGCATACTTGGTGGCATTTCCATTTTAGGCACAAGGGGAACCGTCGTGCCTTTTTCGAGTTCCGCTTATATGGCAAGCATTGTCCAAGCTATTAGTGTTGCAAGGGCTGCTGGCTGTGACCATGTTGTTGTGACAACAGGTGGACGTAGCGAAAAGTTTGGCATGGCTGAGTATCCTGCATTACCTGAGGAAGCATTTATTGAAATGGGTGATTTTGTCGGCTTTACGTTAAAGCATTGTAAACGGCTTGGCATTAAGCGCGTATCGCTCGTTGGCATGATGGGGAAATTTTCAAAGGTAGCGCAAGGGGTGATGATGGTGCACTCCAAAAGTGCTGCGATTGATTTTAATTTTTTAGCACAGTTAGCTACAGATATTGGGGCAGATGAAGAGACTGTTGAACAAGTTAGAGCAGCGAATACCGCCTCTCAAGTTGGTGAAATGATGGCGGAAAAAGGTTATGATGCATTTTTTCATCATTTATGTGAAGCGTGTTGTTATTCATCATTACACCATATTAGAGGTGGCTTGACGCTCTCCACATCGATTTATTCGATGCAGGGACAATTACTAGGAAGGGCTGATGACATTGCATCAATCGATGAAATTGATTGGGATCGGGGATAA
- a CDS encoding bifunctional cobalt-precorrin-7 (C(5))-methyltransferase/cobalt-precorrin-6B (C(15))-methyltransferase — MTLHQSMKLIGIGDNGQESLLPQYRQWITDCEVLVGGERVLDFFPSFTGEKIVIKGGLSSLVERLSEETRKTVILASGDPLFYGIGGYLAKKLTIEVYPYMSSVQLAFSKMGESWQDAYVTSIHGRPIKGLAQRIDGKKKVALLTDADNNPNALARYLKHFGMTEYRAFVAENLQGADEKYGWYSLDELEEAKFSPLNVVILQQTSAPKRYALGIDDEAFSQRKPDKGLITKKEIRVLSLQAMQLQKDSTIWDVGTCTGSMAIEAGKLAPEGQVFAVEKNAPDLENCLQNQQKFRVDITAIHSKAPAGLEQFPDPDAIFIGGTGGEMVELLQLCCTRLKPNGRIVLNAATIENLYKAVEAFKTCGFAVEILQAQLARSKPILDMTRFVPLNPIYIISAYRKEENHE; from the coding sequence ATGACATTGCATCAATCGATGAAATTGATTGGGATCGGGGATAACGGACAGGAAAGTTTACTTCCACAGTATAGACAGTGGATTACAGACTGTGAAGTGCTCGTTGGTGGTGAGCGTGTCCTTGATTTTTTCCCAAGCTTTACAGGCGAAAAAATCGTCATTAAGGGTGGGCTTTCGTCGCTCGTTGAAAGACTATCTGAAGAAACGCGAAAGACCGTTATTTTAGCGTCAGGTGATCCACTTTTTTACGGCATCGGAGGCTATTTAGCAAAAAAGCTTACGATTGAAGTATATCCATATATGAGTTCCGTACAGCTCGCTTTTTCAAAAATGGGTGAGAGCTGGCAGGATGCCTATGTAACAAGTATTCATGGGCGCCCAATAAAAGGCTTGGCACAACGTATTGATGGCAAAAAGAAAGTGGCATTGCTGACAGACGCCGATAATAATCCAAATGCGCTCGCACGCTATTTAAAGCATTTTGGCATGACGGAATACCGTGCTTTTGTTGCAGAAAATTTACAAGGTGCTGATGAAAAATATGGCTGGTACTCTCTTGATGAATTAGAAGAAGCAAAGTTTTCCCCGCTAAATGTCGTGATTTTACAGCAAACATCAGCTCCAAAGCGCTATGCACTTGGCATTGATGATGAAGCGTTTTCACAACGTAAGCCGGACAAAGGACTTATTACGAAAAAGGAAATCCGTGTATTAAGTTTGCAAGCAATGCAACTTCAAAAGGACAGTACGATTTGGGATGTAGGTACGTGCACAGGTTCCATGGCCATTGAAGCAGGAAAACTTGCACCAGAAGGACAAGTTTTCGCTGTGGAAAAAAATGCACCTGATTTAGAAAACTGTCTGCAAAATCAACAAAAATTCCGTGTTGATATAACAGCTATTCATAGTAAAGCGCCAGCTGGACTAGAACAATTCCCAGATCCAGATGCCATTTTTATCGGCGGTACAGGCGGGGAAATGGTCGAGCTATTACAGTTGTGTTGTACCCGTTTAAAGCCAAATGGTCGCATTGTCTTAAATGCGGCAACTATTGAAAATTTATATAAAGCAGTCGAGGCGTTTAAGACATGTGGCTTTGCAGTGGAAATTTTACAGGCACAACTTGCGCGTAGTAAACCAATTTTAGATATGACGCGCTTTGTCCCATTAAACCCAATTTATATTATTTCGGCATATCGAAAGGAAGAAAATCATGAGTAA
- the cobI gene encoding precorrin-2 C(20)-methyltransferase — MSNLGILYGLGVGPGDPELITVKAFRVIQESPVIAYPKKLKGSKSYAHRIVDVYINPEEKDMLGLVFPMTKDEAVLEREWTKSVELVYGKLQEGKDVAFVTEGDPLLYSTFIHMMKLMQDMHPDVEIRTVPGISSFNGSASRLGIALADGDDRVAIIPAHDNYEAMREAIESHDAVVFIKVAKVIDLMLEVLRDLDLLDKASVVTKVTSDEEIIWDVRELDGVDLEYLTLMVVRK, encoded by the coding sequence ATGAGTAATCTTGGCATTTTATATGGCTTAGGCGTTGGCCCTGGCGATCCAGAATTAATTACAGTAAAGGCATTCCGCGTTATTCAGGAGTCGCCTGTTATTGCGTACCCTAAAAAGTTAAAAGGTAGCAAAAGTTACGCGCATCGTATTGTAGATGTTTATATCAACCCAGAGGAAAAAGATATGCTAGGTCTCGTTTTCCCCATGACAAAAGATGAAGCCGTCTTAGAGCGTGAATGGACGAAGTCTGTTGAACTGGTCTATGGTAAATTGCAAGAAGGGAAGGACGTAGCGTTTGTGACAGAAGGGGACCCTCTGCTATATAGTACGTTTATCCATATGATGAAGCTTATGCAGGACATGCATCCAGATGTAGAAATTCGCACTGTACCGGGCATTTCTTCATTCAACGGTTCTGCGTCTCGTTTAGGCATTGCCCTTGCTGATGGAGATGATCGAGTTGCCATTATACCAGCCCATGATAATTATGAAGCGATGCGTGAAGCGATAGAAAGCCATGATGCTGTCGTATTTATAAAAGTAGCAAAAGTAATTGATTTAATGCTAGAAGTACTGCGTGATTTAGATTTACTTGATAAAGCTTCCGTTGTCACAAAGGTAACATCTGATGAGGAAATTATTTGGGATGTACGTGAACTAGACGGTGTTGATTTAGAATATTTAACGTTAATGGTGGTGCGTAAATAA
- the cobM gene encoding precorrin-4 C(11)-methyltransferase produces the protein MKKIYIVGAGPGDPDLITVKGLHMLQTADVVMYTDSLVNEDLIAKAKPDAEVIRTAGMHLEEMVAVMVERVNAGKVVARMHTGDPAMYGAIMEQVALLKKEGIGYEVIPGVSSVFASAAAIGAELTIPDLTQTLILTRAEGRTPVPEFEKLRDLASHHCTIALFLSATLTKKIVKELQSAGWADHTPVAVIQRATWPDQKIVRTTLVELDEAMRVNGIRKHAMILAGWALDPDIHDKDEYRSKLYDATFTHGFRKGVKTSD, from the coding sequence ATGAAAAAAATATATATTGTCGGTGCAGGCCCAGGGGACCCCGATTTAATTACTGTCAAGGGTTTACATATGCTACAAACAGCGGACGTTGTGATGTATACAGATTCATTAGTAAATGAAGACCTGATCGCAAAAGCAAAGCCAGATGCGGAAGTAATTCGAACAGCCGGCATGCATTTAGAAGAAATGGTTGCCGTCATGGTTGAGCGTGTCAATGCAGGGAAAGTAGTCGCGCGTATGCATACAGGTGATCCAGCGATGTATGGTGCCATTATGGAGCAAGTTGCATTATTAAAGAAGGAAGGAATTGGCTACGAAGTGATTCCGGGGGTTAGTTCGGTATTTGCTTCAGCCGCAGCGATTGGTGCCGAGTTAACGATTCCTGATTTAACACAAACGCTTATTTTAACACGTGCAGAAGGACGTACTCCTGTACCAGAGTTTGAAAAGCTACGAGATCTTGCTAGCCATCATTGTACGATTGCGCTGTTCTTAAGTGCCACGCTAACAAAAAAAATCGTCAAAGAATTGCAAAGTGCTGGATGGGCTGATCATACACCGGTTGCGGTTATTCAACGTGCCACATGGCCAGATCAAAAAATTGTCCGTACGACATTAGTTGAGCTAGATGAGGCAATGCGTGTCAATGGTATTCGCAAGCATGCCATGATTTTAGCAGGATGGGCATTAGACCCGGATATTCATGATAAGGATGAGTACCGTTCGAAATTATATGATGCGACCTTTACACATGGCTTCCGCAAAGGTGTGAAGACAAGTGATTGA
- a CDS encoding cobalt-precorrin 5A hydrolase, translating to MIELQEGMLPEVEQRNPYAVVAITKHGVQIGRKLQQTFAASDLYYMSKFEQGDEDEKHIQLFTGTVRLLLPTLFKQYKGLILIISLGAVVRMIAPILQDKKTDPGVVVIDDRGENVISVLSGHLGGANELTHEVAAALGANPIITTASDVQKTIPVDLFGARFGWVWDSADKLTPVSASVVNEEHVAIVQETGERDWWMRDTPMPEQIKIYPSTQAAILAQPHATLLITDRLIEQEEEVLLENGVIYRPKSVVLGMGCNRGTSVEEIEQLIDETLAELKLSKKSVKALCTIDLKKDETCFIELTKKYDWEFVTYTPAQLNEINFPSPSETVFKYTGAYGVSEPAAMRYAQVESLVLTKKKSGNATISVARLVF from the coding sequence GTGATTGAATTACAAGAAGGTATGCTACCTGAAGTGGAGCAGCGCAATCCCTATGCAGTGGTTGCCATTACCAAGCATGGTGTGCAAATCGGACGCAAACTACAGCAGACTTTTGCAGCAAGCGATTTATATTATATGAGTAAGTTTGAACAGGGCGACGAAGATGAAAAGCATATTCAGCTTTTTACTGGAACGGTTCGTTTATTACTGCCAACACTTTTTAAACAGTATAAAGGCTTAATATTAATTATTTCACTTGGTGCGGTTGTGCGCATGATTGCACCTATTTTACAAGATAAGAAGACTGACCCAGGTGTTGTAGTGATTGATGATAGAGGCGAGAATGTCATTAGTGTGTTATCGGGCCATTTAGGTGGCGCCAATGAGCTAACACATGAAGTGGCAGCGGCACTAGGAGCAAATCCTATTATCACAACAGCTTCTGACGTTCAAAAAACAATTCCCGTTGATTTATTTGGGGCACGTTTTGGCTGGGTATGGGACAGTGCTGATAAATTAACACCAGTTAGTGCCTCAGTCGTTAATGAAGAACATGTGGCGATTGTACAGGAAACGGGTGAACGTGATTGGTGGATGCGTGATACGCCAATGCCGGAACAAATAAAAATTTATCCTTCAACACAAGCGGCAATTTTAGCGCAACCGCATGCTACGCTATTGATTACCGATCGACTCATTGAACAAGAGGAAGAAGTGCTGTTAGAGAATGGTGTTATTTATCGACCAAAATCAGTTGTCCTTGGTATGGGTTGTAACCGTGGGACGTCTGTTGAGGAAATTGAACAGCTGATTGATGAAACACTAGCTGAATTAAAGCTATCGAAAAAAAGTGTCAAAGCATTGTGTACAATTGATTTGAAGAAAGATGAAACGTGCTTTATTGAACTAACGAAAAAGTATGATTGGGAGTTCGTAACATATACGCCAGCACAATTAAATGAAATAAATTTTCCATCACCCTCTGAAACGGTCTTTAAATATACAGGGGCTTATGGCGTAAGTGAACCAGCTGCGATGCGTTATGCACAGGTGGAATCGCTCGTATTAACTAAGAAAAAATCAGGCAATGCTACGATTTCAGTAGCAAGATTAGTATTTTAA